Part of the Periophthalmus magnuspinnatus isolate fPerMag1 chromosome 18, fPerMag1.2.pri, whole genome shotgun sequence genome is shown below.
AGCAGAGCACAGGCAATTGAGATAGAAAAGAAGACTGCAATGTGAATGTTGGTAAAACACCGACATTGATATCATACAGAAATATATATGCCAGGAGTTTTCAGTGATGCAGGATGGGTTGCAGGTAGAGATGGAATTTGGttcatttatgtatgtattttccATAAGAAAAAATGTGGCTCCAATTTTTATGCAATTTGGTTTTAAACAATAATTGGGCTAAAGCCACATCTGCGCAACTAATAATACACAGGCTGTTGACTACATGTTGGCCAAATAGCTCTTTTTGAAGAACAGTTTTTGAGGAGACTTCATACTGCTTCCATACTATTCATTTTTCTGTCCTCAATTGTGAACAGATGTTGTgcattagttcattttaattattaggactgatttgtatttcatttagCCACATGTAGATGGAACTTCGAGttccaatatggatttttttgagCCAATGCGGATATCCAATACTGCTGCTGTGACCGATATTTGCCAACATCgatattaaacttattttaatgattttaaatcCACATCAAGGCCCACAAGgtttaatcaaaatgtatttatgtgggATATAAAATAAGTAGTTGAGTGTTTGCATAAATACAGCCGTATTCTTAGCCTAATGTAACATCTATTTCATTTTTAGTTATGTCTATTctaaaagacaaatctgatgcaatgAGAACAGCCTGGACATGGCACATGGGCATACACAGACTGGGGTAGTTAGAAAAAATATTGCTGACAAATATCTGCTAAATTGTCAGTATCGTTACCAATATCTAGGATCGCCGATACTGATATTGAAACAGATACATTGTATATTCCTAATGAAATTTTGTACAAactgcaaaatataaataactaaatagaaTAATAAACACTAACCTGTAattggagagagaaagagttttCTCATAATATTGCTCAACTTACCCAAAAACTTATCCTCCAGCATCAAATCTTAGGAGACACAACATGGCTGAAAACGCTTCCTTGTTTTCATCCTGTTTTAATAAAGGCAAGAAGCGGGAAGAGAGCAGTAAGTGACAAGTGAGCAAGGGGTGAGGAGTAAACAGTGAGCAAGGAAGGCTGCGGAGCAaagtttgagtaaaaaaaagtaaacaacacacaatgagtgagtgagagaggagttagAATGAAAAGAGTGAGTGAGGGGAGTGAGGAATAAATTGAGTAAAGAAGAGTGAGTAACAAAGCGATATTGAGAATTGAAGTGAAGAACAAAGAGTTGAATGAGAGGGACTGAGTAGCAAAAAGTGTAAGGAGGATTGAGGAGGAATGAGTAAGTGAGAGGGTTGCGAGGAGAAAAGAGTGAGTGTGAGGGTGAATAAGCAAACAGTGAGTGAAGAGCAAAGAGTGAAGGGAGCAAAGAGTGAAAGGAGCAAAGAGTATGCAAGAAAGGCAGAGAAGAATTTGTGAGAGCAGTGAGTGTGGAATAAAGCTTGAGTATGAAGTCAAGAGTGAGAAATAAAGTGAGTGAGAGGGTGAGGCGCAAGCAGTGAGTGAAGAACAAAGAGAAGTAATAGGAGAACAAGGAGAAAAGAGAAGTGAGTGTGAAGCATTGAGGAGCAGAGTGCATGAGAGGCAAAGAGTGACATGGATTGGGGAACAAAGAATGAAGGCAGTTTTATACTTGAGCATCAAATCAATGCAGGGCAGCTTTGTAACACTCCTAGTAGCCAATCAGAAAACTTGTGTTTTTTGCTGTGTGGTGTATGTGTTGCATATGTGCACTTCGGCCAAAAATGCACTGAGCGTCCAAGAGCTACgaaacactgtgattggtttaCCTACAAATACTTAATGGACAATTGATTAAAAAATCTAGCAGCTGTTAAAGGTTGGCATAGAATACAAGCTTAATGTGATTGTtcctaataaataaattaagttGTTTGGAATCCCACGACGCACCAGGGTCCTGATATGCGGAAGCTCGACCGGTACAGAGCACCAGCACTCAACTCAAGTTTGATGCCCAACTGTAAACTAGTCTTGAGAAGCAAAGAGTGAGTGGGAGGGTATGAAGCAAAGAAAGAGCAagaaagagtgaggagagagaataaAAGAGTGAAAGGAGTGCAGCTAAAACAACTTATAGGATTAACCGCAACAAATGGATTTTGAAATGACTGTCAACTGACTGTCAAACCATCATATCATACTATACATAACACAAAAAGACAGCATGTGCTGAAAGACAAGGTTTTATGACTTAGAGCAGGAATTACATCAGGGGGAGTGAGTGGGAACTAGCAGGGGGGAACTTGTGTTTGTAGGGCAAATAAAACCAGTTAAGCAAGTACACAAATATAGATATTGGCGTGACACAAAGCTGAGTGTATTGACCTGCTTTTGTCTTCAGGACTGCTCGCCTTGCTGCTGATGGTGTTGGAATTGTCCAGGCCCTCCCTACCGTCCCCACTGAAGCCCATCTGTGACCTTAGGGTCCTCAACCACTTCATCAAGGAGGCACGAGACGCTGAAGCTGCTATGGTGGGTAACAACAAGGATTAGTGCTGAAGCCACACAAAGTGAAGCTGTCACTAACTGCCCTCACCTACTTTAGAAAGTGTGTCGAGAAGGATGTCTTCTGTCCGAGTCTGTCACTGTTCCTCAAACCAGAGTTGACTTTGAAGTctgggaaaataaaaatgtaagtcATGAAGCAAATGTCTTCTCAAACAGCACTAGTTAAAAAAATAGTGTCTTAGCCCTTAGTCTTCAATGGCTGTTTTGGATaagttgatgtttttttcaggCATCAGAGCAGGCCCTGGAGGTGCAGTCGGGATTATGGTTGTTGCAGCAGGCCTTGAATCTACTGCGTGCATCTGTCACTAACACACAGTTGCACAGCTACATCGACTCTTGTATCAACAACCTGCTGAGCCTCAGCGGCGTGCTGGGGACCCTCAACCTGCAGGTGAGCTTCTCCCTCATAATACCGCACAGGTCATAAAAGGGCACTGATGAGAAAACTCCTTTATTtaagtgttattattatgattatacaGCAAACTTTaacttattttatgttttaggaATATAGTCCGCCTACAAGTACCACAGGACTTGAGGGAACATGGATAGTTTCATCACCAACAGAACTGCTACAAGTTCACTTGAACTTTTTGCGTGGCAAGGTGCGCCTGCTATTGCTCAGCGCACAGGCGTGTCAACAACATGATGTCAGCTGATCGTTCCCTGGTCACACAGATGCTCTTGTGCATTTAAAGCACTGCACTGTAGACATGCTAGGTCAAGCTAGCACAAGGACCTCTAATGGTCAGTTGAAGAGAGCGCTCCCTGGTGGACTTGACGTTTGTGGATATGAGGCAGAAACAGGCCTTGGAAACCCTGCTCTGAGCTCTTCATCTAGCACTCCTTTGCACTTTTATTGTGGATGGCCTGAGGTTATGTGGGGGATCACTGCTATGTACAGTGTAGACTTACATTTCGGCTACTGCTGCCTCACCTCATGTGCCTGAACATTTAGCCACGCCTCATGTGTAAGTCTTAGTTTGTTctaat
Proteins encoded:
- the epoa gene encoding erythropoietin isoform X2, with the translated sequence MDLPRLLALLLMVLELSRPSLPSPLKPICDLRVLNHFIKEARDAEAAMKVCREGCLLSESVTVPQTRVDFEVWENKNASEQALEVQSGLWLLQQALNLLRASVTNTQLHSYIDSCINNLLSLSGVLGTLNLQEYSPPTSTTGLEGTWIVSSPTELLQVHLNFLRGKVRLLLLSAQACQQHDVS
- the epoa gene encoding erythropoietin isoform X1, translated to MLDLWDLIGPSNSIRLLALLLMVLELSRPSLPSPLKPICDLRVLNHFIKEARDAEAAMKVCREGCLLSESVTVPQTRVDFEVWENKNASEQALEVQSGLWLLQQALNLLRASVTNTQLHSYIDSCINNLLSLSGVLGTLNLQEYSPPTSTTGLEGTWIVSSPTELLQVHLNFLRGKVRLLLLSAQACQQHDVS